The region CCACATATGAGTTTGGGGGTCTTGATGCCATCTAGAAACCAATGCTAGTTGCTTTGGGTTGACGGGTGGCCTGTCTGGAGCCTCCCAAGGGGCTGCTGAGTAATGCTCACACACTGCCTAGGGGACCAACAAGGCATTGTCCCACTGCCAGCATCCAGCAGGCCTTGGGGTTTGCCTACAGCTCAGAGACTGAGTGGAAAACCCCTCTGCTGATCAGTAAACCAGAGACTCCAGTATCCTTTGTCTAAAGGGGTTGAGATATGGGGTGGGGAatcacacacccacacagagaGCTGTGATTTCCTTCCTCTAAATGCCAGGCAATCTGCCACCACCCCAAACTCTTTAAGAGTTCCCAGGAAAGAAGTGAGCGTGGTCTCCTACTTATCACCCCTGTTGCAGAACCCCAGCACAAGCAGTCCAGTTGTGAACCATATCTGGTGACATCTGGGAGATGGGCATTGACAACGGGGCTCTGCAACCCGAGCTTGACCACAGCTGGTCGGGTGCCTTTTGGTGAGTGTACATGGAggaagggagtggggagaagAGTAAGGATCTAGAAGAAATCAGATGCTGTCTCCCTCACTGACCAGCTAAAGTCACTTGGGCATGCATCTCTCTTAGTcatggtttcttcatctgttacaTGGAATGGTTTAACATCTTCATAAGGTTATtttgaatatatgttttaaatcTAAACACACATTCACTTTTTGGGGGGGGCAGCTATATCTAaatccttcattctttctttgacTCTCACACAGGACCCAACAGTGCTGTACAGAAACTACACATTTAAAATCAATGAacaggatgcatgagacaagtgctcaggcctggtgcactgggaagacccagaggaatcgggtggagagggaggtgggaggggggatcgggatggagaatacatgtaactccatggctgattcatgtcaaagtatgacaaaacccactgcaatgttgtgaagtaattagcctccaactaataaaaataattgaaaaaaaaaataaaatcaatgaacAGATATTAAAGTTTTGCTCTTGTATTTTTTAACCTGACTTTACAACTGCATTTTACTGACTTTTTATTGATATGTCTGTGGATGTAGTTATAGTAGAAGCATCTAtctctattttatcttttttcctttgttttgttttcaaacatTCGTGCTTTTAAGTACCAAAGCATTGTACAACTTTCTTAGGACAGTTACTCTAACCCCTCTAGGGCTTCTGTACAGTAGCATCTTTATTTCCAAAGCATTTTCACATCAGTTATTTTGGGTCTCTGGCCCACAGTTAAGCACAAGATGCTGGCACTTTTTTCACACAATGGTGTGTTGGAGTTGTTTCATGCTGTCTTCTAAGAGATAATTGTTAAACAAGTCACTATTAAAAAAGCAATTATATGAACTCACAGTTAAAAAAAACCATATTATATACAAAGTTAATAAATAATCAAAACTCACagcttcctaattattttactgtattttagtATATCTATGCTCTTGTAAATTGTATCTGTATGATGGAAATGCTATGAAAGGATGTGCTCACTGTGTATCCCTTTCCAAATCCAAGTTCAGTGATATCATATTGATACCTTGAAACTGACCACAGTTGGAGAATGTACACCATGGAAATCAGAGATTGGTCAACACTATACCCAGACTTCACAAACCACTCAGAAAGCCGGTTGTTGAACATTAACCAGCACATCCCCGATTGTTGAGATTGGCAAAGTGAGGCATGTGGAGCTTTTGGTGACAGTCTCATGGCCACAATGAAAGTCCTCCTCTCAACCCACTGCTTTCTCCATCAGACTTAGCTCTTCAGCATTCCCAGGACCCTGTATCCAGGGTGTACAGCATTTTGTTACCCAGAACACGCTGGTCTTTTCCAAATGTCCCCTCCCATTCCTCTTATGAGATCTCCTTGACTTCTGAGTTTCCCCTGAAAAGAGCCAAAACATCCACTCTGCTTTGTAAAGCATGCTGAGACTCTCAAGTGAAggtactttctctttctttaactGAAAGGAGCAAAACTCACAGCTTGTCATTACCCCTCAGTTTTCTAACCAACACATTACCTGAAGCACTTGACAAAGCCCAGAGGCAGGCATGTgcgtgtgagtatgtgtgtgtgcatgtgtgtgtgtgtgttggggaagcAGAAGTCAGACCACAGGAGGCTTTCCTGATGATGCAGCTTGAAGTCTGCACAGCAACCACAGACCCAGGGGAAGAGGAATGTAAAACCGAAAGATGGAGCCCCCTGATGACTAGCTTCCCTCTCTAGCCTCCAGCAAATGCCACGGGGGACCATGTGTTCCTCAGTAATGAGGCCCAGCACTGGTTCTGGAAGCCTCCAATGTCAAGCGTCCAGCTTGCCTGCTTCCAGGGTTCCTGGGTCACAGCTCCAGCGTGGGAGCCCTGCACTGCGAGTGCATGTTTCTGAGAAGCGAAAGGCTTAGTGGCCACGTTGCACTGCAAACacttttagaaacagaaaaaccTGTTGGCCTCTTCTCATTCTGATCAATTCGTTGTTAAAACACATGTTAACCTTTTAACCAGCATTTTTGTTGTGGTTTGACTTGTTTCTCAAAGCTTCATTCCCTAAAATTCTGCTTTTACCCCATGCAAATTCTTGAAGTCTATAGACACTtaccaaggacctactgtgtgccagatggCTGTTTGATCTGCAGACAGTTGCTGTCAGGGCTCTGCTGGGGGTGGTGCTGGCGTGATACAGAGCACACAGCAAGTACACTTATGCCCAGCTGAGGAAATACCTTTTGTTCCATGGATCTCACCTGGAAATCCCCTCTGAGTGTCCCAGCACTGTCTTGGAACTGGAAGAGAGCTGGCTCTTTGTGGAGGAAAGTCAAGGAGGCTTTTGGGAGGGAAGAATATTTAGGGATGGGCCGTGGTTCATGCTGAATAAGAGATGGctagcatttactgagcatttccAAGGCAGGTactgagatcttgtacaggctGTGTGTTTCAGTCTTCACAGAGGTGGAGTAGGTACTAATGGTGTCCCCACGTTTTATATGAAGGAAGATGGCCTGGGAGAGGAAGGCAGATTCAGGGTCAGTAAGTGGAGGTCAGTGGGGGTCTGGACCCTGCTCTACTGCTCTGCCTCTtgggtgggagaggaggagggtgtCAAAGCAGACATCCTGGCAGGACTGTGTGGGCCAGGCCAGGCCACATCTGTTGCCCTGGACATGTCCTTTGGGCCCTCCACCTTCCTTTCTTGCAGACTCTGAAGGTCACACAGGTTGGGGTGACAGTGGTGGAGGGGGATTTGGACTTGCCAGTTGCCTTCACGACGCCCCTGGGCCGTGGAGCCCGCTGTGCTGCGCCCCCACCCCCGTCTCCTCCCCATTTTCGGGGGCCACCCTAgggctccagggcttccctgtggctcacacagtatagaatctgcccgcaatgggggagacccacgttcaaaccctgggttgggaaaatccccctgcagaagggaatggttacccactccgtattcttgcctggagaattctacgaacagaggagcctcgtgggctaaagtccatggattgcagagttggacacaactgagcgactaacactcactttcactAGGGCTTTGGGGGGCAGGTAGTGGGGGCTGAGGGAACTGCAATAGGCACACTCCCTGAGTGAGCTTTCTTGCTCTGCCTTCCCTCTGCTCTGTCCTGCAGTGGACACTGCAGGCTGCAAATCCTAGGCTACTCATCAGTTTCTGGTCTCCCGTAGGAGAGGGAGAAGCCCGCACATTTTGCACTTTCTCTGGGCACCTTGGGGAAGAGTATCTGGCAGGGGCTTCAGCATCCTCTGGACAACTTCTGTCTCCAAGTTGCCGGCTTCTCGGGCAGGTCTAGCTGTGTGCCGCACAGCACCCTCTCTGGTAACACAGTCTATCGCAGGTGACCACGCAGCCCCGGGATTGGGGCTAGCAGCAGTTGCGCTTCCTGTTCCTGCTCATCTCTGAGCTGCAGTGCCACTGTGGCTTTTCAGCCATTCCACTCCCCGTGTGCCCAATGTCctgattcaaattttttaaatattcagagtgtttttgtttttgttttttttttaactttcttgacTAGATCCTGACTGATACCCTCCCTGgcactcccaccccacctcccccacaaGCAAGGTGAACAAAAAGGTCCATCTTCCCAGCCCATGTGAGCAAGAGGccgatgaatgaaagaatgatatCACAGCATCCTCATCTCTCAGAGAAGCGATTACGGAAACCCCATGACTGGCTGCCTGGCTGAGCTTTCTCTCCAAAGGCCCCTGTCTCTGCTTTATTCTGAAGattccccaccccctaccccctgccTCCACATCTTTAAAGGAAAGTGAGGCAGCCCAGCTGGGGTTCCTTGCAGCAGCTGAAGTGCTTGGCTCAGAGCCGGGGCGTCCTGATGGCGTTGCCCAGTACCTGCTCTATGTAAGCTCTGTGTCAGGTAACACCAAGGGGATCAGAGGAACAGGAGGGGGAAGGAAAGccccctccacaactccagatcCCACGGTTTCTCCCTCCTTTCCGGATTGTAGTTTGGTTTTGACTCATAAGTGCGCTTTCTCGGATCTCTTCTTTCTTGTTCCCCAGTGACTGGCACTGAACCCCTTAAACAAGTAGGCATCGTGGGGAAATGGAGGCAGAGATAGGAACTGCTCAATTGTGCTGGCATTGCTGCAGGAACACACATTTTTGTGGCTCAAACCCCCTTGCCAAATGGCGATATAAAGCCCTTTCAACTCACGtgtgtaaagaagaaaataattaaactcTTCTGTCGAGGATCACCTGGCTCCCCCCATCCATTCACTTAGGATGTTTTGTTCCCACTGGAGCGTATGATTGGAAAACAAAGGTAAATGAAAGCAATTTATTCCCGGATCACTTTTTCTTCCCCCAGCAGGATTAAAGCTGCCTCAGCCATAAAGAGTTTACAAACTCTAAAGAAAGATAATAACTTCCCTTCTCACAGCCCGGTCATGGAGAGGTAATGCATGTTTCCAATCAGCTGAGAATGTAACTCAAATGGtagattttatttcactttaatccgcctgtgagttcactttcaaGGTAAGAGGGACCACAACCTGCAATGTGAACAGAGTTTATTAACTTCGAAGTCTCCTCCTAAAGGTGGAGGAGCCAGCTTGGTTAATCCTTGCCCCAGAGCCTCGCCTGGCTTGGGGGCCTGGTGCGGTTGGTgcctgcctggggcctggggtgAGCTCTGAGCAGGTAGAGGGGCTTCAGTGATTCAGAGTCCAGCCAACCTTTATGGCAGCGGCAGCACCACCACAGACCATGGAGGTGACAACGAGCGGTTCACGGGGCAGGGAGCTTACCTGCTCCTGCGTCTGTGTGCTGACTGACTGCAGCCTGGCCACTCCGCAGGCTGCTGTGGGACGAAGCCATTCTCGGGTCCTGTCTCAACTCTGTGCTCACATGGCAGACCTGACCTGGCCCCCCCTCCCTGTCTTACTCCACACATGTACGAAGTCATCGTCCATTGGAAGGGAAAAGGAGCTGTTTCCTTGATTAGCCTACTGTGGCACCTTTAATGGGTAAGGTTACCCCTGGGAAGCCATGTCCCCCACCCTCAATCCTTCCCTTGACAACGTAGATGCCTCCAGCAGAGGCATCTTAGCAGATCTTAGCAGTCTTccctgactcagatggtaaagaatctgcctgcaatatgagagagcagggttccatccctggatcaggaagatcccctggagaaggaactggtaacccactccagtatttttgcctggagaatctccatgggcagagagcctggcagactagagtccatggggtcgcaaagagtcaggcacgactgagcaactaacacacacacacacacacacacacacacacacacacacacactacggGGAATCTCGTTAAGACACAATCTGGCCTGTAAGGAGTCTTGCTTCAGGGAGGCCGTGTTTCCTAGTATATGTTTGGGAGAGGAGGTCTGTGTGGACCTCAGGACCAGACTCAATCCAGCCAGCCCAACCCCTGACTGCTGTGGTGCTGTGGCTGGGTGCCCACCCAGGATGTCTCCTGGGGGCACCTATGTGCCCCTGTTTGGGGCAGGAAGTGCTATATGAGAGCTGTTTGTTGGTGATGTGGGGCTCTGTCAAATCAGTCAACCTTCCTCTATAGTCATTGCACAGAGTTTCAAGAACCCAGAGTCCGGGTTAAGTTTGGGCAGCAGAGGCTCAAGAGCTAGGCAGAAGAACCAGCTTTGTCCTGCTCCAACCAGAGGGTCTGGGCTGCCCCAGGGCGACCTTCTCACCAGCCTAACAGGTGAGATTTACTTCCTACCCTCGGCATGGCAGCTTTcttgccccagccctgcccactgcAGGCCTTGGTCCTGCTCTCCCTGGCCCTGAGAGGCCCAGCTCAAGCCCTAGCACCGTCAAGGTGACTGCTTTCCTGACCACGTCTACCTGTCTGCCCACACCTCCCTGCCCAGCTCTGTGATGGCCATCAGGGCATCAGCAGCAAGAACCCAGGGTTCTTGTCTGTGCGGAGTTTGGGCTCTCACAGGAGAGAGAGACGTGGACTCTGTGGGCACAGCACTCTGTCTCTGGGAGAGAATGGCCATGCTGGGCCATGGCCAGGACCGCAGTGTCTGCTGCATTTGCCGCCACGACAGCTTCCCGGGCTTCTTCGTGCCTCGCAGCCCCGCACTGGGGCTGTTTATGGAGACTTCTCGTGTCTCCCTCTTGTGTCATCCATCCTCAGGGCGGTGCAGTGACTCACAGATGAGTTGAAGAGACTCTCATTTTTGGAAAAGCAGAGGAATGTAGGGGTTACAGTGCCTGAAAGGGCACAAGGAATGATTTCTAAATTTCCAGATGTTGTCTTAGAGAATTGTAGCACTCTGGGATACACCTGAAGGTAATTGATGTAGCACTTTGtagcagatgtgtgtgtgtgtgtgtgtaagctgaGTCCACGGTTCTATATGCATTCCATTCATTCCACTAGATCGAACAATGAAAGCCATCCTATTGAGCActtcctgtgtgccagacactgcacTAGGTGCTTTGTATGCTGTGCCTCATTTTAACTTCTCAGAGctgtcattttctccattttccagaagaagaAACTAAGGTACCAGGAGATTCAGTCATTTGTCCAAGATCACGGAGGTAGTAAGTGTGGAGCAAGAATTCTCACCCAGACAACAGTCTGACTGCAGAGCCCCAGCTTGGAGCTAGCACAgtgcgagtgtgtgtgtatgtgtgtgtgtgtgtgtgcgtgtgcccATGCATGCCTCTGAGCCACGTGGCTGCCCTGTGTATGGAAGATGAGAGAGTGCAGAGTACACTGTTGAGAGGGACTCATCACCCTGCTCAGTCTCAGCAGCAAAGAAAAGGGGTATCATGTTCACAGACCAGGGCCTGAAGCCAACCTGATAGCTCTAACTAGCTAGATGAGATAGCTAGACTAGATAGCTAGATGAGAAAGGGGGTGGGTATCGGGCTCTGGTGATTGAAATGGTTTCTACCCAAGAAAAATGGAGGCTTGGTGTAATGGAGATTTGCTGTTTTGGAAACATGCTAGGAGGTAGGCAGTGACTTTCTGGAAGGGACTTCACGGACAGGTGGGGTCTGAAAACAACAAGCTGGGTGTTTCTTGGCTCCCTTCCACCCTGTCTCTGGTCTTGCCCTCCTTCAGCCTGCTGTGGTTCATCCTGGGGCCCAGAGGGCCTCACAGACTTCACCCCAAGTCAGAAACTCCTGCAGGGAGGAGACAGGCTGCTCCCTCTCCTAGGCCCCCAGCTGGGATGGGTCACTTCCTCCTGGAGGGGAGAGGGCTCTCCGTGTTCAGCAAAGGTTCCTTGGTGGAGCAGGGGAGATGCACCCTGGGGACTCTGGGGACTCTGGGGAGCCACCAGCCAGCTTCTGCTCTTCTTCCACCTTTGATATTCAGTCTCCAGGCAGTGGCTTCTCAGTTCTGCATGAGAAGGGCTGCTGCTCCCTAATGCATAGTTTGAGGGACACTTTGGTCTCTGGAGGGATTGTTGTGTGAAAAATAAAGGCATTTCGAGAACAGTGGGCTTTGTCAGACCACACCACAGATGGCTTCTGCTGCTCACCAGCCTTGATCCTTGCGTTTCCCATTCTACAAACCTTGAATAGTGGGCCTTCCAGTGCCAACATTTATATTAACCCCCCTCCTGACTGCCCACTAGTCCATGACTAAGACAAAATTTTCCACTAGGGAATCACAGAATGTGGATAACTccttgggctctggagtcagtcTGCCCAGCTCCTAAACTTCTCTCACTCCATATACCTATCTAAGTGAGCCCTTGGGTCAGGACCTATGCTGCCCTCTCTCAAGTCTTGCAATAGAAGCTAACGCTTActgagcacccactgtgtgccaggtgctgcCCTAAAGGCTTTATGGATGCCACCTCCTAACACCCTCCTAACAGCTCCAGCAGGGAGGTGCTATCATCTTACCCATTTTCCAGGATAAATGGAGAGACAAAAGTAGGCTAAGTCACTTGCCTGAGTTCACATAGCTTGCGAGTGGTGTGATGTTGAGCAAAATActtcacctttctgagcctcagtttcctctcttgTACAGTGTGGCTAATACCATAGTCTTTCTGGGTGTTGTGAAGATTGAATGGGGGAATGCACATAACACCTAGCAGAGTGCTGAGCACATAGCAAATACTCACCAGACACGGTCACTTAAGCATAGAGCTGAGGTTAATAACCccagtgtggagagagagaaaatacagtCTCTAGCATTGCCTACAGTGAGTTAACGCCAAAATGCATGTCTTTACTGAGTCCCCTGTAGACTTCTTGAGGGCAGGGGCTTGGCCAGCCTGTTCATTGCTGGTTCCTGGGGCTTTGCACAGCCTCTGACACAAGGTCAGTGCTTGGTGAAAGTCTGATGAGTGACTGAGTGAAGGACTGCTTTGGGAGCCCCCTGGGCCACTCACAGCTTTGGACAGCCCCGTTCGCTTACACCCCCCATCCTCTCCCACCTTGTGGCTGTGACTTGAGTGTATCTGCCTCACTCCCTGTAAAATAGAATCTTCCCGAGTCAGATCGGCCTGGGTCCTGCCCACTGCTATCTTTCTCTAGGAGATGATGTCAGACCTGGCAGTGCAGTGGGAAATCCTTGCAGCCTGGGTGCAGAAGGATCTCTCTTCTTGGGCGGGAAGTGGAGAATGTTGAAAACCTTGCTGAAGGTGTTTACAGACTTGGAATGTAAGCCAGCCAATGGGCAGCTTCAGGGCCTTGGATATCACAGAGCAGGGTCTAGGCTGATGGCAACCATCTGAGTTTGAGGCCCCTTCTTTCATTACACAGGTGAACATGGTTTCTAAACCACACTCCCCATCCCCAGGATGGCATGGAGTGTGGCTGCTTATGCTCTGCTCCCCAGCACTTGCCTCCCAACATTCACTGAGGAAATGATCCTACGCTTGATCCCCTGCTAGTCCACCCGCATGAGCACATGAGCCAACCTTGAGTGAAATAACCACTGAACTGCATTCTACCACAACCTCCCACCCCGCCTTCTCATAGACTTAGTCCTGGAAGAGCCCGTTGCTGTGGGAAGCCACCTTCCCCTGAAGACCTCTGCTTTCTGGTTCTCCAAGACTTCGATCCACCGGTGAGTGAGGGACCCTGAGGATGAGGCGGTTATGGTGACAGTGAATTCCCAAGCAggcccagcccccagctcccCATCCCCAGGAAGCCCTGGACTCTACCTTCGTCCCTTCCAGAGATGTGAGCCCCCACCTCTCCAATTTCCTCTTACACCTCTCCTCtatttcccacccccacctctgcgtGACGACGTGGTGTGCATGAGGCCCATCTGGGGGATCAGGGAATCCTGTTGGGCATGCCAGCTTAATGAAATACTTGCAGTTTATTAAATGCAGGCTTCCCTAAGCCCCGAGAGCCTGTGGGTATTTGAAAGCCCAAGGTAACTCCGAGCTACCACAAACGTAATTGTTACATGTGTCCCTGCATTCCTGGTGCAACCTCAAACTCCAACTCTTAAACAGCACACAAAATTAGTGACATAAAGTAACTCCTAgtcagaggagaggggaaaatgtGGGGAAACACCGAGGGAGGCTCCCAGAATCCCTCAGGGCCTTTAAAAGTATATGAAGTTCCTGTTACCTCGCATAGCTGTGGCCGTGGAGGGCGCTCCCCTCACCCCCGGCTATTCATGTTTGCAGAATTGGTTCATTATTATGCGGGCCGAGGCTGTCAACCTGGCATGATGTAGCTTGAATATTTCAAGTCCGTTTTCAGCTGAGGCGTGCTCCAGGGTGGCCGGCGGGGCTAGCTGAGCACACCGTCTAGAGGCTCCCTCTGGAGCGGTATTTCTGGCGCTCCTCCATGGTTGGGCTGGAGAGGGCTGTGGAGAAAACTCAGGGGACCTGGAGCCCCCTGCCCGGAACCTGGGGGAGGATGCTCCTGGGGAACGCTTTCCCATTCGTCTGTCTCCTCGGGGCGGAGCCTGTGAATCAGGGGCGAGGGGCTGAGATGGAAGTAGCAGACAAAGGCCTCCAGGGAGATGCCTCCCTCAATGCGGACCACCATCTGGATGCCAGAGAAGGCGACTTTGTTGATGGCGCCCAAGGGCACCTGCTCCTGGAAGCTCAGTGTCAGCCTGTTGACCCACACgctgcccttgtggctcagggcCTTCAAGCTGAAGGCCAGCTGGGCGCCGCCCTTCTCCAGGTAGGACTCCAGTGACAGGTGCTGGCGGGAGAGGCGAGGGAGCTGCAGCCGGAGGTGGGCATCCGGGCCCCGGCCCACCAGCAGCGGGCTGGTGTCGTGCTCCAGCTGAGGAGGGACAGAAGCAAAGGGGGCAGAGCCCGGTGTGGGGTGGTGCAGGCTCATACGGAGGACTGTGAGGGCctctccatggacaggagcctgggaaAGATGAAACACAGATGCACAGGCCTGAGTGGTGGCAGTCACTTCCTCTGTGACTCCTTGAGCCCACGCATGCTTGTCCCCCTCAGGGGTCCCCAGTCACCTCCAGCCAAGCAGAGCCGGGCACTGAGCGTGGATGTGgtcactctgctccagccaggCTGCAGCTATGGCCAGAGATGGTGTGGAAGCTCAGGCCCACTGTTTCTAGCCTCAGTTTCATCCCTAACACACTCTGTGAGTTAGTGGAGCATGCCACTCACTCTCTAAATTTTAGTTCTCTTTAACATAATATAGGTATGTCCATCGTTGTCCTTGCAAAGTCCAAGGCACACCAGCCTGTGAGGAGGGATTTTGGTGGCATATTGGCATTTGGGGACAATTTGCCTGGCTTCCTGGGAAAGGAAGGATGGGAGATAGGACCCACCTTCCTTGTATCTGACAGTCATGACAAACGCTTGCTGAGCCCTCCTTTGAGCCAGGCGCTGATCAGCTGCTGGGACGAGCAGATCAACAGGAGCACCCAGCTGCATAAGGAGAAGGGGCTTCTTGTTCCTGGCATTAAGGAGGGACCCAGAAGAGGGAAGCCCTACCTGCTGctgggagatgggaaaggctgccTGGACACCCCAAGGAAGAACAAAAACACCCAGCACATtccagaggacgagatggttggatggcgtcactgagtcaatggacgtgagtttaagcaggctccgggagttggtgaaggacagggaagcctggtgtgctgcagtccatgagatctcaaagagttgggcaggaccgagcgactgaacagccGCAACAAGCACATTCCAAGTGCTCGTGTGGGTGCTAAAGCTGTGAACATCTGCTCCTCATGTCTAGGGCGGAAGACAGGTCCTGGGGATGCGCTTGGCAAGAACTGAGAGCTCTCTCAGAACTGATAGGGGCTCACTGGAGGTCGACTGGCCAAATCTGCCCATGTGCAATGCACACGTCCCTTGCCCCAGCAACTTCATTGCCAGAAATTTGTCCTTCAGAATCTAACTAGAACATGCAGGGAGGCTCTGTTCACTCATGGAGCTGAGGAACATAAACTCCCTGGCATGTGTACCAACCCCAGATGGCCCAGGACCTGCCACCACGTTCTGCTGGAACTGAGGGCTGAGTGGATCTGAATAGCCAACTGTATGTTTTTTCCAGCTCCAGGCTTTTGTTTATAGTACTTCCTTCCCTGAAAACGCATCTTCCATCCCAAACTGCTCATCTTTAAAGGCCTGGTTCAGATGTGCCCTCTTCCATGAAGCTCTTTTCCTCTGTCTGCGCTCTGACTCTCACAACAAGGAGACCCCCCCAGGGCTGCCCCCTTTCCATTGTGTGTCAGTGATGTGGGTCCTTGTCTCATCTTCCTTGT is a window of Muntiacus reevesi chromosome 1, mMunRee1.1, whole genome shotgun sequence DNA encoding:
- the TIFAB gene encoding TRAF-interacting protein with FHA domain-containing protein B; protein product: MGYTRPPTREGNCQPLEEGLRKNVQAPVHGEALTVLRMSLHHPTPGSAPFASVPPQLEHDTSPLLVGRGPDAHLRLQLPRLSRQHLSLESYLEKGGAQLAFSLKALSHKGSVWVNRLTLSFQEQVPLGAINKVAFSGIQMVVRIEGGISLEAFVCYFHLSPSPLIHRLRPEETDEWESVPQEHPPPGSGQGAPGPLSFLHSPLQPNHGGAPEIPLQREPLDGVLS